One genomic region from Arthrobacter pigmenti encodes:
- a CDS encoding DUF3090 domain-containing protein has translation MPTTVYEFAWPDRVVVGTIGVPGQRTFYLQVRTGKQIVSIALEKQQSAQLAEKIDEILDQLITLEGNPFSVPTSTPIELVDNDQLEAVEEQFRTGVMSLGWDPTTAQLVIEAYPLPDVDAEGDALVEDDTDASEVLRVRMPVGTARAFAKRTREVVGAGRPICALCGEPIDADGHTCAIPEA, from the coding sequence ATGCCTACAACTGTTTATGAGTTCGCCTGGCCTGACCGCGTCGTTGTTGGCACCATCGGTGTTCCGGGGCAGCGTACGTTCTACTTGCAGGTGCGCACCGGAAAGCAGATCGTAAGTATCGCGCTGGAGAAGCAGCAGTCGGCTCAGCTTGCCGAGAAGATCGACGAGATCCTCGATCAGCTCATCACCCTCGAGGGCAACCCTTTCAGCGTTCCCACGAGCACACCGATCGAGTTGGTCGACAATGACCAGCTCGAGGCGGTCGAGGAGCAGTTCCGCACCGGCGTGATGAGCCTGGGGTGGGATCCAACGACGGCTCAGCTCGTCATCGAGGCCTACCCGCTTCCCGACGTCGATGCTGAGGGCGACGCGCTTGTCGAGGACGATACTGATGCGTCCGAGGTGCTGCGGGTGCGGATGCCGGTCGGTACCGCCCGTGCCTTCGCCAAGCGCACGCGGGAAGTTGTGGGCGCCGGGCGTCCGATCTGCGCGCTCTGCGGTGAGCCCATCGACGCCGACGGTCACACCTGCGCCATCCCCGAGGCCTGA
- a CDS encoding MSMEG_4193 family putative phosphomutase, protein MATAILVRHGRTTANASGLLAGRADGITLDQTGREQAAAAADRLAAVPIVDVVSSPLERCQETAQFILERQTGARHAPPHITLDSDLTECDYGQWQGRTLSDLAMENLWSVVQSQPSAVTFPDGESMAAMQARSVAAIRRHDAAIEAEHGPGAVWVAVSHGDIIKSILADALGMHLDLFQRISVGPASVSIVHYGTNRPTVHATNTEAGDLSWLANTVSSDDAPVGGGAGHTPSSARSA, encoded by the coding sequence ATGGCAACAGCGATCCTTGTGCGGCATGGCCGCACCACAGCGAATGCTTCCGGTCTGCTGGCCGGTCGGGCCGACGGCATCACCCTGGATCAGACCGGCCGTGAACAGGCGGCCGCAGCGGCTGACCGGCTCGCGGCAGTACCGATCGTTGACGTAGTGTCGAGCCCCCTGGAGCGTTGCCAGGAAACCGCCCAGTTCATCCTCGAACGCCAGACGGGCGCCCGGCACGCGCCGCCTCACATCACCCTCGATTCGGATCTCACTGAGTGTGATTACGGCCAGTGGCAGGGCCGCACTCTCAGTGATCTCGCCATGGAAAATTTGTGGTCGGTCGTGCAGTCGCAACCGTCCGCCGTCACTTTTCCCGACGGCGAGTCGATGGCTGCGATGCAGGCCCGGTCGGTAGCGGCGATCCGACGCCACGATGCGGCCATCGAGGCGGAGCATGGGCCAGGGGCGGTGTGGGTGGCGGTGAGTCACGGCGACATCATCAAGTCCATTCTCGCCGACGCGCTCGGGATGCACCTCGACCTGTTCCAGCGCATCAGCGTGGGTCCGGCTTCGGTCTCAATCGTGCACTACGGCACGAATCGGCCGACTGTCCACGCAACCAACACCGAAGCCGGGGATCTGTCGTGGCTGGCGAACACTGTCAGCTCCGACGATGCGCCGGTGGGCGGTGGTGCAGGGCACACGCCGTCATCAGCCCGATCAGCCTAA
- a CDS encoding VOC family protein, which yields MYLENLVFDALDPQRVGRFWEAAVGGERLTDEHAGFETRLAIPDGPTLDLCFQRVPEPPSAEPRIHLDLYGGQRQENEVERLIGLGARRFDIGQGEVPWVVLADPEGNPCCMMGERAAYEDTGPIAGIPLDSADPDRDATFWSWLTGWTPSTQAPRSLRHSSRRGPVLELCDELSPKGSVKNRMHLDVRLDPGEDPDDIAVAIAKRGGREVTAQPNGLPWRTYADPSGNEFCVLPASP from the coding sequence ATGTACCTGGAGAATTTGGTCTTCGACGCCCTTGACCCGCAACGCGTCGGCCGGTTCTGGGAAGCAGCGGTCGGCGGAGAGAGGCTCACAGACGAACATGCCGGGTTCGAGACCAGGCTCGCGATACCGGACGGACCAACACTGGACCTGTGTTTCCAGCGAGTACCCGAGCCACCGTCAGCCGAACCGCGAATCCACCTCGACCTCTATGGCGGGCAGCGCCAAGAAAACGAAGTTGAACGGCTCATCGGATTGGGTGCGCGCCGGTTCGACATCGGGCAGGGCGAGGTTCCCTGGGTGGTGCTGGCAGATCCGGAAGGGAATCCCTGCTGCATGATGGGGGAGCGGGCAGCCTATGAGGACACCGGTCCGATCGCGGGGATTCCGCTCGACTCCGCTGATCCTGACCGGGACGCAACCTTCTGGTCGTGGCTGACTGGGTGGACGCCCTCCACCCAAGCACCGCGTTCCCTCCGGCATTCTTCCCGGCGGGGTCCGGTCCTCGAGCTGTGTGACGAACTGAGCCCGAAGGGAAGCGTGAAGAACCGGATGCACCTCGACGTTCGGCTCGATCCCGGGGAAGACCCCGATGACATCGCGGTGGCCATCGCAAAGCGCGGCGGCCGAGAAGTGACTGCGCAGCCGAACGGGCTGCCGTGGCGGACCTACGCGGACCCGTCCGGCAACGAGTTTTGCGTGCTGCCGGCTAGCCCGTAA
- a CDS encoding malate:quinone oxidoreductase — protein MTARTHAVYSHKTADVVLIGGGIMSATLGSIILQLEPGWDICLYERLDRAGMEASDSWNNAGTGHSALCELNYSPASADGSVEPTKAIKINEQFQVSRQFWSHMVVAGHIGAPRKFINPIPHMSFVWGDGPADYLRRRYEALKPQPLFETMEHTEDHATLSEWAPLVMGGRDPKQRVAASRVEGGTDIDFGSLTRELTEFMEKNDVDLNFGMEVTNVVRGSDGRWEVSVKDRATGEEATVRARFVFIGAGGGALHLLQRTGIPEGKGFGGFPVGGQFLRCGNEEVVDQHNAKVYGQASVGAPPMSVPHLDTRFVNGKRSLLFGPYAGFSTKFLKRGSLLDLPLSLRPSNLIPMLAVGKDNMDLAKYLITEVLKSRESKNEGLREYYPQADGHAWELITAGQRVQVIKKHPTKGGILQFGTEMITSSDGSIGALLGASPGASTAAPIMFEMLERCFPQQATAWQQKIKEMIPGYGVKLNENPQLAREILSETAKTLQL, from the coding sequence TTGACCGCCCGAACCCATGCCGTTTATTCGCATAAAACGGCCGATGTTGTTCTCATCGGCGGCGGCATCATGAGTGCCACGCTAGGCTCCATCATCCTGCAACTGGAACCGGGCTGGGACATTTGCCTGTATGAGCGCCTGGACCGGGCAGGGATGGAAGCCTCGGATTCCTGGAACAACGCCGGCACCGGCCACTCCGCCCTCTGCGAGTTGAACTACAGTCCTGCATCGGCGGACGGCTCAGTCGAGCCCACCAAGGCCATCAAAATCAACGAGCAGTTCCAGGTCTCACGGCAGTTCTGGTCACACATGGTCGTTGCCGGCCACATCGGCGCGCCCCGCAAATTCATCAACCCGATTCCGCACATGAGCTTCGTCTGGGGTGACGGCCCGGCGGATTACCTGCGCCGCCGGTACGAGGCCCTGAAGCCACAGCCGCTGTTCGAGACCATGGAACACACCGAAGACCACGCCACGCTGTCTGAATGGGCCCCGCTGGTGATGGGGGGCCGTGACCCGAAGCAGCGCGTCGCCGCTTCCCGGGTGGAAGGCGGCACCGACATCGACTTCGGCTCCCTGACCCGTGAGCTCACCGAATTCATGGAGAAAAACGACGTCGACCTCAACTTCGGCATGGAGGTCACCAACGTCGTGCGCGGCAGTGATGGCCGCTGGGAAGTCTCGGTCAAGGACCGGGCGACCGGCGAGGAAGCGACCGTCCGGGCGCGTTTCGTCTTCATCGGCGCCGGCGGCGGTGCGCTGCACCTGTTGCAGCGGACCGGCATTCCCGAGGGCAAAGGTTTCGGCGGATTCCCGGTCGGCGGGCAGTTTCTGCGCTGCGGCAATGAGGAAGTCGTCGACCAGCATAATGCGAAGGTCTACGGCCAGGCCTCCGTCGGGGCACCGCCAATGTCCGTTCCACACCTGGACACCCGGTTCGTCAACGGCAAGCGATCCCTGCTCTTTGGTCCCTACGCCGGGTTCTCTACGAAGTTCCTCAAACGCGGTTCCCTGCTGGACCTTCCGTTGTCCTTGCGGCCCAGCAACCTGATTCCGATGCTCGCCGTCGGAAAGGACAACATGGACCTGGCCAAGTATCTGATCACCGAGGTGCTCAAGAGCCGCGAGTCCAAGAACGAAGGCCTACGCGAGTACTACCCGCAGGCCGACGGCCACGCCTGGGAACTGATCACCGCCGGCCAGCGCGTGCAGGTCATCAAGAAGCACCCCACGAAGGGAGGCATCCTGCAGTTCGGCACGGAAATGATCACCTCATCCGATGGATCCATCGGCGCCTTGCTCGGGGCTTCCCCCGGAGCTTCCACCGCCGCACCGATCATGTTCGAAATGCTGGAACGTTGTTTCCCGCAGCAGGCCACCGCATGGCAACAAAAGATCAAGGAAATGATCCCCGGCTACGGCGTGAAGCTAAACGAGAATCCACAGCTGGCCCGAGAAATCCTGTCCGAAACCGCCAAGACCCTCCAGCTCTAG